One stretch of Alcaligenes faecalis DNA includes these proteins:
- a CDS encoding metal ABC transporter ATP-binding protein yields the protein MTSNQTLIELDHVALGWKDKIALRDISGCFTRGSLTAIVGPNGAGKSTLLKGLTGQINPLKGRIAVDSGFLDQLALLPQMGDLDKSFPVTVHDLVAMGAWKRVGAWGGFPKAEHERIGHALEQVGLADFARRSIGTLSGGQLQRALFARMIMQDAQILLLDEPFAAVDRATSDELMKLILDWHQQGRTVMAVLHDLDMVRSCFPQTVLLAGQVVGWGETEAVLTPENLHLARHLCAGDYL from the coding sequence ATGACATCCAATCAAACCCTGATCGAACTCGATCATGTCGCGCTGGGCTGGAAAGACAAAATCGCCCTGCGTGATATCAGCGGCTGTTTTACCCGAGGCTCCTTGACGGCCATCGTCGGGCCCAACGGTGCCGGTAAATCCACCTTGCTCAAAGGGCTGACCGGGCAGATCAATCCCCTGAAAGGGCGCATTGCGGTCGATAGCGGTTTTCTGGATCAACTGGCCTTGTTGCCGCAAATGGGCGATCTGGACAAAAGCTTTCCGGTAACGGTTCATGACCTGGTCGCTATGGGAGCCTGGAAGCGCGTTGGAGCCTGGGGCGGTTTTCCCAAAGCAGAGCACGAACGCATTGGCCATGCGCTGGAGCAGGTGGGGTTGGCCGACTTTGCGCGTCGCTCCATTGGCACCTTGTCGGGTGGTCAGTTACAGCGCGCCTTGTTTGCCCGCATGATCATGCAGGACGCCCAGATCCTCTTGCTGGACGAGCCTTTTGCCGCAGTGGACCGGGCAACCTCGGATGAATTGATGAAGCTGATTCTGGACTGGCACCAACAGGGCCGTACCGTGATGGCCGTGCTGCATGATCTGGATATGGTGCGTAGCTGTTTTCCGCAAACCGTGCTGCTTGCCGGGCAGGTGGTGGGCTGGGGTGAAACCGAGGCGGTGCTGACTCCGGAGAACCTGCATCTGGCTCGCCATTTGTGTGCGGGGGACTACCTATGA
- a CDS encoding metal ABC transporter permease: MALIDVLFGPFMDFGFMKRALAGSFALAAAAGPLGVFLVLRRMSLMGDAMAHAILPGVAVGFLTAGLSLSAMAIGGMITGLVVALLAGLVARLTPQREDASFAAFYLVSLGLGVLLVSLRGSNMDLIHVLFGTVLGLDDASLLLVTSSTTITLIILALVFRPLVLECMDPIFLRTQGGRGSVVHMLFLFMLVITLVAGFQVLGTLMVVGIMMLPAASARFWVYSVGRQMLVAALLGMISAYLGLLFSYYYNVPASPAIILAAGAFYFLSITLGPQGGLLRAYSQWRARRRRMASLLEHD; encoded by the coding sequence ATGGCGCTGATTGATGTGCTGTTTGGCCCCTTCATGGACTTTGGTTTCATGAAGCGCGCGCTGGCCGGTTCGTTTGCCCTGGCCGCAGCGGCCGGGCCTTTGGGTGTGTTTCTGGTGCTGCGCCGCATGAGCCTGATGGGCGATGCGATGGCACATGCCATCCTGCCCGGTGTGGCGGTGGGTTTTCTGACGGCCGGCCTGTCTTTAAGTGCGATGGCCATAGGCGGCATGATTACCGGCCTGGTCGTGGCCTTGCTGGCCGGTCTGGTGGCCCGCCTGACACCACAACGGGAGGACGCCAGTTTTGCGGCTTTCTATCTGGTGTCACTGGGGCTGGGGGTGCTGCTGGTGTCGCTGCGCGGCTCCAATATGGATTTGATTCATGTGCTGTTTGGCACGGTGCTGGGGCTGGATGACGCATCTTTGCTGCTGGTCACCAGCAGCACGACGATCACGCTGATTATTCTGGCCCTGGTGTTTCGACCTCTGGTGCTGGAGTGCATGGACCCGATCTTTCTGCGCACCCAGGGCGGGCGCGGTTCCGTGGTTCACATGCTGTTCTTGTTCATGCTGGTCATCACGCTGGTGGCTGGCTTCCAGGTTCTGGGGACCTTGATGGTAGTGGGGATCATGATGCTGCCCGCTGCCTCCGCCCGGTTCTGGGTGTATTCCGTAGGTCGACAAATGCTGGTGGCGGCCTTGCTGGGCATGATCAGCGCCTATCTGGGGCTGCTGTTCTCGTATTACTACAACGTACCGGCTTCGCCCGCGATTATTCTGGCGGCCGGCGCGTTCTATTTTCTTTCTATCACCCTTGGCCCCCAAGGCGGTTTGCTGCGTGC